The region CAGACCACCTCCACCGGAACCGAGGTGGCCTCCACCGCCGTGTCCGGCGGCCGGATCTGGCTGCGGGTGGGCGCCGACATCCGGCCCGGCACCGGCCGCCAGGCCAAGTTCTCCTACAGCACCGACGGGGTGAACTTCACCTCCTTCGGCCCCGCCTTCACGATGGGCAACGCCTGGCAGTTCTTCATGGGCTACCGCTTCGGCATCTTCAACTACGCCACCCAGTCCCTGGGCGGCTCGGTCACCGTCAACCGGTTCGACCTCACCACCCCCTGACGAACACGATGCTGAGGAGCAGTCACATGGGCAGGATTCTCCGCTGGGCAACTGCGGCGGCGCTCGCCGCCGGGTCCCTGGTCGCGGTCGGCGGTGCGACGTCACCGGCCGCGGCCCTGGACAACGGGCTCGCCCGTACGCCCCAGATGGGCTGGAACGACTGGAACAGCTTCGGCTGCAACGTCAGCGACAGCCTGATCCGGCAGACCGCGGACATCATGGTGTCGAGCGGCATGGCGGCGGCGGGCTACCAGTACGTGAACATCGACGACTGCTGGTCCACCAAGAGCCGCAACGCCGGCGGCGACCTGGTGCCGGACCCGCAGAAGTTCCCCAACGGCATCAAGGGCGTGGCCGACTACGTCCACTCCAAGGGCCTGAAGCTCGGCATCTACTCGTCGGCGGGTCTCACGACCTGTGCGGGCTACCCGGCGAGCCTCGGCAACGAGCGGCGGGACGCGGCCCTGTGGGCGTCCTGGGGCGTCGACTACCTCAAGTACGACAACTGCGGCGACCATCAGGGCAAGAACGGGCAACAGCGGTACCAGGCGATGCGGGACGCGCTGGCCGCGACCGGGCGCCCGATCCTCTTCAGCCTGTGCAACTGGGGCCAGGAGAACGTCTGGACCTGGGGCATGCAGACCGGCAACTCCTGGCGTACGACCGGGGACATCCAGTCGAACTTCGGTTCGGTCATGGGCATCCTGGACCAGCAGGTCGGGCTTGAGGGGTACGCGGGGCCGGGCGGCTGGAACGACCCGGACATGCTGGAGGTCGGCAACGGCTCGATCACCGGCACCGAGGGCCGGGCGCACTTCAGCCTGTGGGCGCTGCTGAACGCGCCGCTCATCGCGGGCAACGACCTCCGCACGATGAGCGCCGACACCCGGACGATCCTCACCAACACCGAGGTCATCGCGGTGAACCAGGACTGGGGCGGCCGGCAGGGCAGCAAGATCAGCGACAACGGCAACCTGGAGGTCTGGCGCAAGCCGATGTCGAACGGATCCGTCGCGGTCGTGCTGCTCAACCGGGGCACCTCGACGGCGACGGTGTCCACCACCACCTCCGCCCTGGGCCTCGGCGCCGCGTCCTCCTACTCGGTCCGCGACCTGTGGGCGCACAGCACCGGCTCCTCGACGGGCGCGATCAGCGCGTCCGTGCCCGCGCACGGGGCCGCCATGTACGTCGTGACCGGCGGGGGCGTCGTCACGCCCTCGGCCACCCCCTCGGCCACGCCGACGCCTCCTCCGGGCTCGACCGGCGCGATCAAGGGGGTGGGTTCCGGCAGGTGCCTGGACGTCGCTTCCCAGACCAACGGCGCGCAGGCGCAGATCTGGGACTGCAACGGCCAGACGAACCAGCAGTGGACCCCGACCAGCTCCGGCGAGTTGCGCGTGTACGGCAACAAGTGCCTGGACGTGTACAACCGCGGCACGGCGGATGGTACTAATGTGATCATCTGGGATTGCAACGGCCAGAACAACCAGCAGTGGCGCTTCAACGCGGACGGCACCATCACCGCCGTCGGCGCGAACAAGTGCCTGGATGTGCCCAACAACGCCACCGCGAACGGCACAAAGCTGACAATCTGGTCCTGCAACGGCGGCGCGAACCAGCGGTGGACCCGCGCCTGACCTCTACACGGTGACCTTTCTCGCCGGGGGGACCACCCCCGGCGAGGGACGGCAAGGAGCACGCATGTCCCACTCGACGGCCCACGAGCCAGCGGCCTCGCGGATAAACACGAGCATCCCCCATCCGGCGCGGGTGTACGACTATCTGCTGGGCGGCAAGGACAACTTCGCGGCCGACCGTGAGGCCGCCGAGCAGCTCGTGAAGATGTCGCCGGGGACGCGGGAGGGCGTCCAGGCCCATCGCGCCTTCCTGCGCCGGGCGGTCGGCTACCTCGCGGCGGAGGCGGGGATCACGCAGTTCCTCGACATCGGCACCGGCATCCCCACCCAGGGCAACACCCACGAGGTCGCGCAGGAGGCCAACCCGCGGGCCAGGGTCGCCTACGTCGACAACGATCCGATCGTCCTGGTT is a window of Microbispora sp. NBC_01189 DNA encoding:
- a CDS encoding lectin → MGRILRWATAAALAAGSLVAVGGATSPAAALDNGLARTPQMGWNDWNSFGCNVSDSLIRQTADIMVSSGMAAAGYQYVNIDDCWSTKSRNAGGDLVPDPQKFPNGIKGVADYVHSKGLKLGIYSSAGLTTCAGYPASLGNERRDAALWASWGVDYLKYDNCGDHQGKNGQQRYQAMRDALAATGRPILFSLCNWGQENVWTWGMQTGNSWRTTGDIQSNFGSVMGILDQQVGLEGYAGPGGWNDPDMLEVGNGSITGTEGRAHFSLWALLNAPLIAGNDLRTMSADTRTILTNTEVIAVNQDWGGRQGSKISDNGNLEVWRKPMSNGSVAVVLLNRGTSTATVSTTTSALGLGAASSYSVRDLWAHSTGSSTGAISASVPAHGAAMYVVTGGGVVTPSATPSATPTPPPGSTGAIKGVGSGRCLDVASQTNGAQAQIWDCNGQTNQQWTPTSSGELRVYGNKCLDVYNRGTADGTNVIIWDCNGQNNQQWRFNADGTITAVGANKCLDVPNNATANGTKLTIWSCNGGANQRWTRA